The sequence cacaggattatttcgtggcgttagtggaggcgtagctcactaacgcactctatcctgtgcatcatttgtatactagtgTACAGTCAATTCATTTCCTCTTAGCCTAACATATTTATTTGTAAATTCAACATTCCAAATTATTGCCCTTGTCATTTTCTGCAGGCAACATTCTCAATATTCTTTAGAAGTATATCTACTCCCGTTATTGCTCTTGAAATTCTCTATAGGCAATATCCTCCTAATTGGCCATGCTACTCTCTGTAAGCTAATTTCAAATTGCAATGTTCATCCttgaatgaaacccaaatatgtgTATATGAATTGAGGGAATGCAACAATATCATAAGATCACATCAGCaaagtgtgaggaaaatctgatgatccattcaaaagttatgaactttgaagttttggtgcagccatcactggacaagaagactacaacactttgtgatgtcatgtacAAGCGTATGACAAACGATATAAGAAAATACGTCGCTTGCCCGGAAGAAGGGAACGAGCGCGCGAATACGCGTAAAAATAGATTTCGAGAAAATCGCAATTTAAAGTTTCAATTGACtatatctttgatatttgaaTATCAATACTGCTGAAAATTCACAAGTGAACAGATAATATTCCAATTTGGTACTAGCTAAAGTGGCTATAATGAATAATCTACAAATTGTATGATATTGCTTATGATCTTACCTCATGCAGGTCTTTTCTCGAAATCTATTTTTACGCGTATTCGCGCGCTCGTTCCCTTCTTCCGGGCAAGCGACGAATACATGTGTATAAAgacaattcaacatattttctcttttctagcataatgagcACTAGACTTACCAGTTTCAGACAGCAGGGAGACTATTACAGTTAACTGATGTCAGTAACAATTttagggaatgtgtacttttcataagaAAATactattttgtggaattctctttaaatttatgacccgctacaacaaaaggttccgaaagtcggggaaggacaattttctaaaaatggcatgacattattcccttacccttctactttattttcatatatagcacaactcataaaagtactcggttgcggagatatcgatgattttattagctcATGTCAAGtagttgaggaaatcagagttttgaGAAAAACACCTTCAAAGTTCTTCTTCCGACACTATCATGATCAGGGGGAGGCGAGATATGATGTAGTTTTCACCTCTTAACAATAAAAGGCATGCTCCTAGTGACCTCCACAATGTTCATTCAAGTTTAGCGCCAGCAGTCCccgcatgaccaatcagtaatcaggatgccacgcactgaccaataagatcactccctcgttgctaggggtggagtctagctgcagcactaaatccaaatcttcagacacgtttctgttacgttgaaagtcagaaaatcatggcccagaaaaacgctaatttctggcctttcctttgatcatttagcgtcgaaatttcggcagatgatagacaaaacattagactagaaaattatgccaaaaacagaaatccaattgttttgaccaatttttatgatgtgacttcaaactcgattttctcggctcagccatcagcgactttaggatccttttgttgtagtgggtcacatttGGTGTACAGACCTATATCATTGCACATCACAAACTTAAGCACTCTTGATGGCTGCTCTAAAACTTTAAACATTCAGGAATAACTTTTCTACTTGCAAGTGTTCTATGAAAATGTCTGCAGTCGCTCAATTCACATATTCTTCTTTAAATTTTAACCAGCCAAGGCCAGTTACACAATATGGCATGTTCACAGTATACATAACTtgtaaaaaaatgtgaaaactgtTGTAGGTACCGCAAATATTTCGACATTTACATTTactttctcattaaaccataactgtataaggtttagtctggcaacattttacttataactattgttcacattttgagtatttaacaatacttaaaattgattatacggattcagatttttacagtggttgtttctattccaaactcacattttggaactatgataaagcactaatgctgggtttttgtttcatctgcaaatggtaaattatgcctttaaccaacTTGGCTCCACAGAacaccttatgcacacaatttcTACTgatgcactcagacctgtgcatcGTTTAAGCCAGTGATGTAGCAGTCTCACATCAGCCCTGATACAAGgcataaaacaattttttttttcttcattattacaaaacacaaatttaaaaattcTACATAAATCTCATTCTAGTCAATGCACCTTTGGGACTCAAGGAAATCATTTCTAATTGCAGCACTTCATCTGGCATATCACAATAGCTACATTAATGCATAAATCATCATAATAATCACAAAAATAGAGCACATTTGGAAGGCATTCACCAATGCATTGCTATTACACTTCACATTTCATCTCACTACATGCACCTTGCATCATATGCAAACAATGCTAATATTCTACATAGCATTCATGTATCAAATGCAGATCCCATAATTCTGCCCCAAACACATTTTACTCAACTATGTTTGAAtagaaaaaatcaaaatgtgagGGGAGAGTACAGGGTAGTAATATTAACCACAATCAAATTGTATTGATTGGCAGTCCTGAGACAAAATTTGACCTATGCATACTTGTTGATATGAAGTCAAACAAAATGAAGGTAAGACTGACAAAATCAAGAAGTCACAAACGAGGAATACGAAAATAGGATTCAATAATTAATTTCGTCTATTTTTGGGTTCATTCTCCTGGGAAATCAAGGCATTTAGGACCACACCCAGTAAACTGCTAATAAGAGAGACAATAAAGCTAGAATCCACACCAATGGTGATCCCCCTTCACCCTCACTTGCCTTCACATGCCTGGTCTGAAGAGGTTTGTTGATGCGGTCCCAGACGGTCATGATGGCCCCCCGTGCCCCACTCCACTGGCCGGGCCCAACCAGGCGATACTGGTAGGGTGTGTAGGGTCCAAACACACATCTCAGTGCCAGCAGGGGGTCGTAGAGCATCATCTTGGCAAAATTGGGCCTCACCCCGAACTCCACGGCGACGTCGTCCATGTACTTGACAAAGTCCACCTGGATAGTGTGGCGCTGCGAGTTGACGTACCTCTTGGACATCGCCTCGCTCTTCATCCGCATGTCTTCCAGCATCGTCTCCCGGCGGGGCAAGGAGACGAGCCCCTTGAAGACCCTCGCGGCCCAGCGTGCCTGCATCTCCGAGATGGGGTTGATGGCACCAAGGGGCTGGATGTAACCAAGGAAGGCCATCGACGCGTGCTTCAGGTTTGGAGGAAAGACGTACTTGTAGAGGGGCAGCTTGTTCCTCTCCACCTTAAGGATGGAGTCATCTAGGAAGGGGAACCGGAAGATGTACCCCGTCCCCAGGATGACAGCATCCAGCTCCTCTGTGGTCCCATCCTGGAAGACCACGCCCGTTTTCGTGAAATGCTTCACGTCCGGCTTGACGATGACCGAGCCGTTCATGATGCAGTTGGGAAGGAAGTCGTTGACGGTGGGATGCTGCGCCATGGGAGAGTGATCCGGTTTGATGCCCAGAAACTTGTGGTCACAGCGCTGCCTGTAAACATCAATCAATTCACATGTAAAGAAACATCCTCAACACTGAtgactatattttttttttacagtctgCAAAGATTCCCCCAAACTGGTGCAGGCAAAAAGTTAAGTAGGATCTCTATcccatttcacaaaatacaatgaCTTCTTTTAACCCTGTAAAGATCACCATCACAACCTGCCATTGATGTTGTGTACCTGCTGGTTATGGTAACGACAGAATTGCCACATTGCTTCATATCTCCTCAGTGAGCTAACAGAGTTTATATCAATCGCCACTGACAGTCAAATATGACAGTTCTGTCACAGTATTGGATCAACTTAATGGAGAATGCAGTACGTATGAGGCCTGCCAACAGTTAGCAGTAAGAGGAAAAATACCCAAACTACTGAAGTACTATCTAAGATTTTGGTGAGTTGCTTGCCCATATTTACAGGAAAGAGAAACATCTGACAAATTTGGAACTTCAAAACTATCCCACCAAGATAAAATACGGTTTTCTTTTGTCGTTTCACAATTCTAGGCAACACTGACAGCAACGCAGACAAACAGGTGGGTAGGTTTTTGTTACACAGAGTTTTTGAGGAAATTAAAACTGCATGACAATGCTTTTTGGTCAGCTTTGACATCTTTCTAACCACTGTCAGATACACACTTTCATTATCGATTAAAATCTTGCTGCATCCTCTTCTGCGATGTAGAGGCAATTGCATAGACAAATATACATTGGTGGGACTATGGACAATAAACAATAttagcaaaaatttcaaaaacaaactgctgaaaatgtgaaatgctAGCACTCACTCCAGGGCTCTTCGGAAGTTG comes from Diadema setosum chromosome 17, eeDiaSeto1, whole genome shotgun sequence and encodes:
- the LOC140240995 gene encoding flavin-containing monooxygenase 5-like yields the protein MATQTAPAKRVAIIGAGASGLVAIKCCLDEGLIPTCFEKADDIGGLWYFREGKEEREDQACVYDSTVINTSKEVMCYSDFPIPAEFPNFMHNRLVLEYYRLFSDRFKLRQYISFGTRVDSVVFADDYEQTGRWKLTHSSRTSDKPKTEVFDAVLVCTGHHCTPYIPEFEGLKDFQGKVLHTHDYISPHGYEKKRIMIVGVGNSGCDAAVELGRVASKLFLSTRRGTWIIHRLGDRGMPVDIFAIRRIFDMMPDFFKEYNFRRALEQRCDHKFLGIKPDHSPMAQHPTVNDFLPNCIMNGSVIVKPDVKHFTKTGVVFQDGTTEELDAVILGTGYIFRFPFLDDSILKVERNKLPLYKYVFPPNLKHASMAFLGYIQPLGAINPISEMQARWAARVFKGLVSLPRRETMLEDMRMKSEAMSKRYVNSQRHTIQVDFVKYMDDVAVEFGVRPNFAKMMLYDPLLALRCVFGPYTPYQYRLVGPGQWSGARGAIMTVWDRINKPLQTRHVKASEGEGGSPLVWILALLSLLLAVYWVWS